The DNA segment GTGCGTTGCGCTGCGCGACAACACACCCTACAAAAAAGTGTGTACACGACGGTAGGTAACCTTGGTAAGGAGAGGGGATAATTTGAAGAAATTCAGGGACAATATGATAGATAACAATACTTCATGAATTTTAATAATGACCGGAACGACACAGCAGCTACCTTCAGTCACCTTAGAAAAATTTGTTTGGACTTGGCAGGGACACAAAATTCAATATACCGTCATGGGTACTGGTCGTCCTTTAGTCCTGGTTCACGGCTTTGGTGCTTCCATCGGACATTGGCGGAAAAATATCCCGGTGTTAGCTGACGCAGGCTACCAGGTTTTTGCTTTGGATCTTTTGGGTTTTGGTGGTTCAGATAAAGCACCCATTAATTACACTGTAGACGTATGGGTAGAACTGCTGAAAGATTTTTGGGATGCACACATCCAAGAACCTGCGGTATTTATCGGTAACTCCATTGGCGCACTTATCAGCTTGATGGTGTTGGCAGAACATCCAGAAATTAGTGCTGGTGGTGTTTTAATTAACTCGGCTGGTGGTTTGAGTCATCGTCCTCATGAGTTAAATCCACCTTTACGGATGGTTATGGGAGCTTTTAACAGATTTGTGCGATCGCCGATTACAGGTAAATTTGTCTATAACCGCATTCGGCAAAAATCCCAAATTCGTCGCACTCTATACCAAGTGTACCGCAACCGTGAAGCCGTCACAGATGAATTAGTCGATATCCTTTATACCCCATCTTGTGATCCGGGAGCGCAGCAAGTTTTTGCCTCCATCCTCACAGCCCCTCCTGGCCCTAGTCCAGAGGAACTATTGCCCAAAATCCAACGTCCTTTATTAGTAATTTGGGGTGCGGATGATCCTTGGACACCAATTACCGGGGCGAAGATTTATGAACAGGCGTGTGAGAACGGCAAAGACATCAAGATTGTTCCTATTCCTAACGCTGGCCATTGTCCCCACGATGAAGTTCCAGATGTCGTTAATGCCCAGATTGTCGCTTGGTTGGCGCAAAATTAACAGTTGAGCATACAGATGCCCTCTGGGCATCTAGCCTGTGGATAGATGCAAAAACTATTTTCTATTGGTGTCTGCAAGTAATAATACTGGGTGAATACTGCTGATTTTTTAATTTCATCTTGACAAAATCAGACTCAGATGGTGTGTGTAATGGAGCTTGATATAGATAATCCAAACGTGATTCGCCAAAGTCATTATCCTGATTTTTCACAGCTAGGCTATCAAGTTATTAAAGAACTAGGACGCAATCAGTTAGAGGGGCGGATTACTTACCTAGCTAATGTTTGCAAATCTCATCAACAGGTAGTAATTAAAGAGTTCAATTGTGCCATTACTAGTGCTGACTGGTCAGGTTTGAAAACTTATGAACATGAAATTAAAATATTACAACAACTAGATCATCCTCGTATCCCCCGCTACATAGACTCCTTTACAATGCCAAATAATTTCTATTTGGTACAGGAGTATAAAAACGCTCCATCTCTGGGGTTACGACGCAGTTTTAAACCGGAAGAAATCAAACAAATAGCGGTATCAATTTTAGAGATTTTAGTTTATCTGCAACAACGAAGCGACCCAATTATTCATCGGGATATTAAACCAGAAAACATCTTAGTTGATGAGCATTTAAATGCTTACTTAGTTGATTTTGACTTGGCTAGGTTACAGGGGGTAAAAATGGCTCTGAGCAGCTTTGCTTCGGGAACCCCAGGTTTTATGCCACCAGAGGAACAGCTTGGTCATACCCTCACCCAAGCGTCAGACTTGTATAGTTTAGGGGTAACACTGATTTGCTTACTGACTGATACCCGCGCTATTGATATTTGTAAGTTGATAGATCATAAGTATCGTTTAAATTTCCAGAAATTAGTTCCCCAACTTAATCCACGGTTTAGATTATGGTTGATGAAGTTGGTGGAATGTAAGTATAAACATCGATATGCTAATGCATTTCTGGCTTTAAAAGCACTTAAAGCAATTAAAGTTACTGGTGCTGACCATACCAGAGATACTTTGGTGGCGCGAATAAAATTGAGACAAAAAACAGTTGTGCTGTGCCTAGCCATGATTAGCCTGATGGCAGTAGCAACAACAACTTTGATACTTTCCGAGACAGGTGACATGACCCAGCATCTGCTGAAAAGTGGGGAGTAGGGAGTGGGGGGGAGAAGCAGGGGCGCAGGGTGCAGGGTGCAGGGGGGAGAAACTTATAAATCCCAGTAGTATCCATTACCCATTACCCATTACTTACCCATGACCTAGTTCTAGTAATCCAGGGGGGGGAGTAATTTCAATGCGACGGGATTCGACATCTACTACGGGGGCGATCGCTTTGACAAATGGTATCAAAAGATGCTTCTGTGATTTAGGCGGTGATTTTTCCGACTGAACAGTTTGATGTTGCTGATGCAGCTTGACTTCCAATAAAAAATTACCAGCCGGAATGACATCTACCACCTCCCCCACAAGTTCCCCAGATTCTTGCATAAATACCAACATCCCGATCAAATCGGTGACATGATATTCATCTTCAGCTAACTGGGGGCGATCGCTTGCTGGTACCATCAACTTATAATCGCGCAAAGCCTCAGCATCATTGCGATTTTTCACCCCAGCCAAAGAAATCACACACAAATTTTTCCCTTCCACATAACGTCCCGACAATAACTCCACCGGTTGCGGTTCCTGATCCCCAGGATGCCATAACCAACGAGTCCCCGGAATTTCAAACCGTTCGGGAAAATCCGATTCAGGATAAACCCGCAACTCCCCAGCCAAACCTTGAGGAGCGACAATTTTACCAATTTCTAACCATTCATCGGGAGTGGGGAGTGGGGAGTGGGGAGTGGGGGAAGACTTTGGGCTAGTACCACCATCCTTGTTCAGCCTTTTCCCTTTCTTATCCATCTCCTTCTTGGCGACCTTTGCGCCTTGGCGGTTCGTTTTCATTATCTTAGGCACTCACAACAGCACGCTGATAAACTCGTTCAGCCACCTGAGCCAAACGTTGCATACCCGTGACAATTTCCTCATCACTACCAGTCAGACTAATGCGTAAACATTGGTGCTTGTGCAGCCATTCTTCCCGCAAACCAGGGAAAAACCCACTTCCAGGCACAACAATCACACCAACCTGCTTCAGTTCCTGGTAAAATTCCCAATCAGTCATGGGTAAATCCTGTAGCCATAACCAAGCAAAAATCGCTCCTTCACCGCGATGGAGGAACCAAGGTAAATCCTTAGGCATTGCCGTATCTAAAGTATCTTCAAGCACAGTAAACTTTTTCTGATAGAAAGGACGAATCACTTCCTCAGCGATTTGGCCTAAAGCACCAGAATTAATCGCAATAGCGGCTATAGCTTGACCATAGCGTGAGGGATGAATACACAAATTTGTCTGAAAGCACTCCAAGGCTTGAATGATGCCTTCATCACCAATGGCAACACCAATGCGTTCTCCAGGTAATCCCACCTTTGATAAACTCATGCAGTGCAGGATATTTTCACCAAACACCGGAGTCATTTCTGTAAAATTCAAAGCTGGGAAAGGAGGCGCATATGCCGAATCAATTAATACAGGGACATTGAAAGGTGCA comes from the Nodularia sp. NIES-3585 genome and includes:
- a CDS encoding serine/threonine-protein kinase is translated as MELDIDNPNVIRQSHYPDFSQLGYQVIKELGRNQLEGRITYLANVCKSHQQVVIKEFNCAITSADWSGLKTYEHEIKILQQLDHPRIPRYIDSFTMPNNFYLVQEYKNAPSLGLRRSFKPEEIKQIAVSILEILVYLQQRSDPIIHRDIKPENILVDEHLNAYLVDFDLARLQGVKMALSSFASGTPGFMPPEEQLGHTLTQASDLYSLGVTLICLLTDTRAIDICKLIDHKYRLNFQKLVPQLNPRFRLWLMKLVECKYKHRYANAFLALKALKAIKVTGADHTRDTLVARIKLRQKTVVLCLAMISLMAVATTTLILSETGDMTQHLLKSGE
- a CDS encoding alpha/beta fold hydrolase, whose translation is MTGTTQQLPSVTLEKFVWTWQGHKIQYTVMGTGRPLVLVHGFGASIGHWRKNIPVLADAGYQVFALDLLGFGGSDKAPINYTVDVWVELLKDFWDAHIQEPAVFIGNSIGALISLMVLAEHPEISAGGVLINSAGGLSHRPHELNPPLRMVMGAFNRFVRSPITGKFVYNRIRQKSQIRRTLYQVYRNREAVTDELVDILYTPSCDPGAQQVFASILTAPPGPSPEELLPKIQRPLLVIWGADDPWTPITGAKIYEQACENGKDIKIVPIPNAGHCPHDEVPDVVNAQIVAWLAQN
- a CDS encoding valine--pyruvate transaminase, with the protein product MNPALTKIGAQMSKLTGVRAIMKDIVETLKAGAGQEFMNLSAGNPLILPEVEQLWRDCTAELLAGSEYGEVVCRYGSSQGYAPLIEAIANDFNKRYGLNLSDRNILITPGSQSLYFYAANAFGGYTNQGQLKQIVLPLSPDYTGYGGVCLEQDALIAYKPTLDIDAAAHRFKYRPDFSQLSMTQSTGCVIFSRPCNPTGNVLSDDEVKKIAALAAPFNVPVLIDSAYAPPFPALNFTEMTPVFGENILHCMSLSKVGLPGERIGVAIGDEGIIQALECFQTNLCIHPSRYGQAIAAIAINSGALGQIAEEVIRPFYQKKFTVLEDTLDTAMPKDLPWFLHRGEGAIFAWLWLQDLPMTDWEFYQELKQVGVIVVPGSGFFPGLREEWLHKHQCLRISLTGSDEEIVTGMQRLAQVAERVYQRAVVSA
- the rimM gene encoding ribosome maturation factor RimM (Essential for efficient processing of 16S rRNA); its protein translation is MKTNRQGAKVAKKEMDKKGKRLNKDGGTSPKSSPTPHSPLPTPDEWLEIGKIVAPQGLAGELRVYPESDFPERFEIPGTRWLWHPGDQEPQPVELLSGRYVEGKNLCVISLAGVKNRNDAEALRDYKLMVPASDRPQLAEDEYHVTDLIGMLVFMQESGELVGEVVDVIPAGNFLLEVKLHQQHQTVQSEKSPPKSQKHLLIPFVKAIAPVVDVESRRIEITPPPGLLELGHG